The Lolium rigidum isolate FL_2022 chromosome 1, APGP_CSIRO_Lrig_0.1, whole genome shotgun sequence region GTTTATAAAAAAATCAGTGTACTTGGAAACAAGTGGAAAAGTTTATTATATAAATAATTATGCTAGAATAAACTAACTCTCTAGCTTCATGACACAACATTCACAGTATAATCGATAATATCTAACATCAAAATTGATTTCATTTAAATAAAAAATTGACTTGTTAACATTGTTTCTAAAAAATAAAGTGTTGGACTAAAAAATATTATGTCCACCTGAGAGTTCGTTGAAATAGAAATCTATTAccatcaaaatttaaaatagaGTTGCATCTCACAATTGCACATGATTCAGATGACTTGATTCGAAAGAAATgaaaatttggttatgtcttttgaACAAGTCGGTTGTATTACATTCTATACTATGTCGCTAATTTGAAATCTCTTCaacttcaccttcttattgtaagtGCTGCTCGAAACTTGTCTTCCTCTATGTCCTTCCAAGTGGCCAAGAGCTTATCGATTGATTTGTCAATCATTAATTATTGCAATACAACACCAATAAGCTATTTTTTTCTTAGTCGGATTACTTCTACATTATGATGGCTTGTGGTCCATACAAAGTTCGTGTAGATACACTTTTGTAGCAACATGCATTGAAATCATGTGCTCCAATATAGTATTGGACAAAACCTCCCATGTACTTGGATTATCTTCAATCTTCTTCCGTGAAGTTAGCCAAAATTATGTTGTTTGACTCGGCTTGTCCATTGATTtgtgcatagtatggagatgaattGAGCATCTTTATCTTATAGGAATCAGTAATTCTTTTATTTCCTTTGCAAAAATGACGAGGCTTGATCTGTAGCTAGTCAAGGTCTTAGGAATGCCGAATCTATGTGTAATATGCTCGGTTATGAGCTAAAGTCCTCCATATGTGTCGTGACCTTATGTGTAGCTATAAAGAACATTGTTTGTGATCATAGTCTGACAATCTCTCACCCCTGTGTTCCATCATTATGGTACCCTGTCGACTCATACAGGAGTATCACACGCGGTGTATTAGAGTGCATGCTCGATCTTCTAATACTCCAGCTAAACTTCATTGTCATAACTTGCGTTGTTACAATGTGCGTTATGTACGCAAGCTTCATTTGTCTAGAGGTTTTACTTCAGTGTTGTCGTGATGGCAAGCCGTCAAGGGTATGGAGAGAGATGTAGATGCTGACTTTTTCCAAGTTGTTTGTTTGTGATGAGTTTTGACCTGAACGTATAACATGATTGTTCTGTTTTATATGCCACCAGTCTCAGCCTCTCAGGTTTCTCCTCTGCGGTAGCTGAATAGGTCTCAGCTTCTGTGCTCCATAGGAGAGGTTGGTCATTGCCAGATGAGCTAAAGTATCTTTCGTTCAAAATGTGAGCACAGTAATGCTGTCAGCCAGCTTGTCAGTGTTTACAAAGCATCGCACACAACCTGAAACTCTCACACTTGAACGCGCACCAGATTGGACGAAATAATATGAACAGTTTCGCTAATGTACTGCGTTTCGTTTACAGGAACCAAGCAACACGGACTGAACCTAGAGCTAAGATAAACTCCCCTCTCTGCATCATTGGTACAGAAGAAGCCCCGCGGTAAAGAAACTCAAAACTAAACAAAAGAGAACCTTTTTATCAGGCAAGGTAGTAAAACCAGTTGATCTTCTAGTCCCAGCTTTTCCCTAACACGGTTAATAAACTTATCAGGTTAGCGTCGGGCACCACAGCCGGAATCCGGAGCAAGCCGTCAGGGAGCCGCCGCCACTGACCCGTCGGCGATGTCCTGTGCCGGAATGTTCAGATCGGGGAGCACGAAGCCGTTCGTGGCTGCGCTACGCTCGGATGCACGAGGCTtcgcttgttgctgctgctcttcGGACCCAATCCTCTTCCGCTTGCTCGAGGAAGAATGCTCCAACCTTGTCTGCAAAATTGGTGAAACGGGAAGATGTTAGTCAAGTTCAGATACGGAAAGTGATTGAATTCAGCTAACAAACCATCCCCATCAACGGCGACAGAGGCAGGCATGACTCTAAAACCTAAATGCAGATTCAGTTACGGAGTCCCTATCCTGGAATGAACAGCATTTCCTGACACTCTACCTCTACGGCGTTCTTGTAGCCAGACGCACGGTGAACTACCACTATGATCAAACGCGTTATGTGCTTACCAGTTAGCATTTAGATTAGCAGGTCCAGGTCAAGGTCCAGGATGTCTGCCATTACAGTGGCCGGACCTAGCATGGGCAACCCCCTGACCATGCCAGGCCAGGCCAGAGGAAATCACGGACAAAACAAAACAGGGACCATTCAGTTAGTTGGTTGGCCTAAATATATAGCGGAACCACTCGAAAATACCCAACGGAACCCGGCAACGGGCGAGGATGAAATCCCCCCCGTCACCTTGTTCAAGATTAGGAACGTATTAACAGATAACCATGTATTTGGGCTCCGTCCACAGGTTTGGTAGGTGTGTATTCCATGTATTTTCGCGCACGCGGTTTGCAATAACTGAAGGAAGCCCCGATCTTCTTCTTAGCCCCTCCCTCACATCTCCTTCCCGCACCCATCCATCCACAACCAGGCTATCAGAACACCCTCACAGCTCCACTCTCACCATCGTTGCTGCAGCAGTTCTCCTCGCTCCTAGATGTCTCCAGCTCCGCGCCAGCACCGGCCCATGCATTCGTCGGCGAGGTCGCTCCGTTGCCCCTCATCCGATGCCCCTTTTGCCACGCTGGCCAGGTGCTCTAGTTCGTCTTCGGCACCACAGCAAACCCAGGCAGGCACTTCTACAAATGCGAGAATCAGGGCGTAAGTGCCGACAATCTGTCTACTCGTTCCTTCTTTTATCATGTTCTCGTCGTTCACTATGCTGAATGTCTACTTCTGTTGTCAGCCTGGAGGATGCAACTTCTGGAAATGGGAGAACAAATACATCGAGTACCTGCAGTCTAGGTGGGGTAGATTCTTCATGCCCGCACCATACGTCATACTGCTCGACAACAATGCTCACCTGAGGAAGATCTGGCTCGTGGCCATTGCCAACTTCCTTGCCCTCTGCGTCGTCATCGCACGcatgaactgaagaagtgccaggCCGGCCAGCATAGTCACCCCTACCAGATTGTTATCTACCCGGCGAGCAAGGGAGCGCTGCATCACACATCCCCGATGATCGTCATCCTCACTGTGGTTCGATCTACAACAGGCGGCGCGCTATCCCCGGCTTCACCTACTATTAGCGTTTCAGTAATAAGATTATTAGTCTACGTGTTGCCACCCCCTATGTAAGCTCTTATCAGTTACTATGTAAGTTAATCAGCACTAAGCATGTTCAGGCCGGCCGGCAATAATTTAAGCAACTCATCACTTCCATTACTTGTGTACGTTCCAGCACTGCACCCTTTGCTCCGTTCGTTGCATTTCATTAATTTGACCGTGGGCCGATGCTTGACCACACATGGCCATTAATTAGTGTCTTTCTCGTAATCCCAAAGTGTACAGATCCAGGGTTCGCTGCCCACTTTCCATAAATGAAAAACATTTATGAAACCTGCAAAGCACACGGATCGAGGAGCGGTAACGGGGGACAGGAGGGGTGCACCTGACATAAACATTTAACTCACCCGGGGCAGCATGCTGCTCGCTATACTGCACCATGCGCTTAACTCGCAGTAATTAGCCACCCACCTGCGTACGCTGCACTCGCGTATACCTCTGCGTATCAAACTAAGTGGGAAATCATTAAGCATCGTATTGGCCGGGCGCTATATTACGCACTAATCGCGCGGCACCACCCGACGACCAGGATCTCGACCTCGCGCGTGTCCGGGTCCCAAACGTGCGGGTCGCGGAACCACTACACTAGAGTCCGTTCAGCTATGCCTTGCGCGTGTGGTGATGCCACACACAGCACAGTTgaagcagtaccacactatagtcTACAGGTTGCCTGGACGAGATGAGACCTAGGTTTGCCGTAGCCCTGCCCGGCCCGGTCACTCTGGCCCTGGGTCCAACAGAGGTAGATGGATCGTACGCCGTGCAACTCCGTTTATAATTGTGGCACGCAGGGCATTGAAGAAGGCCACGAGATCGCCATGCCCCGGTTTGGGTTGGTGGCGTGCACTGGTTATTTACAGGTAGGATACAGTGGCAACTTGTCATTCTCTATTTGTTGGGAAAGATTTGTGGACAGGCAGGGTACGGGCAGTGAAAACGAAGCGTGCGTACACAGTGCAAGGCCTGTCTTCACACTCTTGCTACTGTTCATCCATTAGCACAGAACAGTGAATGCACGATCCCCTACGGAATGCCAAGGGAAGCTGAGCTGATCTGCTGACAGGAGCTTCCATTTTCTACCCCATGTTGGTTCGGACAGACATCTTGAAGCAGCAGCTGGCACTGATGCGGAAGTAAAAGCGCATCTCCATCTTAGGAAACCCCGTTAATGGCACCACAGGTGATTCAAGCCTCTGCAGGTGGGCTCGACGGGCCCACGCGCAGCGACACGCGGTGGCTGAGAGCGATGTGAATGAAAAGACAAGAGAAATAAAAGACGAGGGCAAATCGATATCCTAACCTGCGTAAAGCTTATCTCAACGGCACCCGTCACTGTCCGTTTTCTCAaggacagcaacaacaacaaccgtgGTTGAGAGGGATGTGTGTGTGCACTGAAGCTCTGAGATTCTCAAGGAAAACCAAAGAGACCAAATACAATACTCGTTCTAGCACAAGGGGATAAATTAAGCCAGCCAAGGGACCCCACCACAGTCTATTATTTCCTGCAAACCGGAAAGTTTGTTTGGCATCGATCGCTTCACTTGCGCTCGAAGCCAACGATACATACTAGCAAGTGCGCAAGGAGAATTTCCATTCTCTGTGGCTTACGATTGCGCACTCGATCGAATCGCTACATGCTAGCTGGAAGCGCACGGTGGCGTAGGAATTAGGAAGGGTAGGAGACTGACCTCTAGCGTGCTGTTCTCCTTCGAGAGGGACGTGCAGGCTCTCCGCAACGACTGCATCTCCTGTTTTCAGACACCAAGATGGGAGAACACGATCAGACTAAATTAGCCAGAGAGTCTATGCGTGGTACGAAAAATACTATACAGGCCGGCCGTCGTCAAAGGAGGAAGTGATTAGCATGCAGTTACCTGTCGAAGGCCGTCGTTCTCGGCCGCCAGGGACTGCACCAGCTGCTGGACCTCCGGGAGCCTCTGCACGCACATCACAAAAACCCACGAGAAAAATCAGGGAAAAATCAGCAAATTAAGCAAAGCCAAAAGAAAATGAAAGACGTGGGGGTTTCTTCAGAaaaacatatgcggaatttgacgCTATATATGGTTCGTTGGTGAGTTGCTGGACAGGACCGACCGGCCGGTGGTGTGACGAGGTGCGGCCGTGCGGATCTTTTCTGCCTGAGGCGGCTTTTGCTCCTTTTGTTTGTGCTTTGGTGTGCCAAGCATCATGCGCTTTTGTTTGCAGCAATCGCTCTGCCAGACCTGTTCTGCCTTGCAGTGGCAGTGGTTGCACCAGCTAGCCGCTTTATTCCATCCTACTAAAAGCTAGTACTCCGTACTGCTAAAAATAAGCTAAAAAATGCCAGCCATTTGAGCATCCTATCTCCAACGACCGATCCTGCCTCGGTGGACCGCGCGCGCCTAGCTTCTGACTAGGCCGACACGCTTGCTTAATTCGTTTGATTCTCAAATGAAGGCCGATCGAGCAGGAGTTGAGCGTGGCTTACCATTTTCTTCCGCGACCGCTGTCCCGCAGGCCGGGGCTGCAACACCGTCGCGGGCACCGGGAGGATCAACGCGCGCCGTGCGCCGGCAGATGCCACCTGCTGCAACAGAAGGAAACGAGGTGAGTCAGGCAGTTTAGATAGCCACGATCAAGCTGCTGGTAGAAGGAGATCGGGGGATTAGGGTCCAACCGAACGCACAACGCAGCAGGTGGTGAGCTAGCTAGGTGGAGATGGAAGAAAGCAACAGCAGGGGACGCAtgctgtttattttatttttaaaagagGAGATTCCAGGTAGAGTAGGGAAAGGAATGATGAAGCCCAAAGTAACCAACTCCCCACCAAGAACGCACCGGCCTTGAACCGAGCCGCGTGGATTGCTCGCTCCACTTGCCATCGATCACGTGAAACGCATTATGAATTTCAAATCGAACTGCAGTACACAGTGGTAACACGAGCTACCCATCTGCCCTCGTCCTATCTCCAGCACTCGTTGATGAAACCAAATGCTCCGTGCGATGGCCCCACCTGCATGCTACAGCTTTGTTTTTCTCAGCACCACGCCTGTACGAGACCGTGACAGGTGGGACCACACGGTCTAAGCAGAGGACCTGGGTGACGCGTGGCAGGAGCCAAGTGGCCGGGACACGCCCCTGACCATGCTACAGCGCGCACCGTCGCTTCGCCTCCGTGTCCGGCGGCACCGCCAGACACGGCGCGCCAATCGCGTGGACCGCTCGCGCCGAGCGCCGACGCGCGCTGGTTGACCCCGCGATAGCCCCAGCTGCGTGGCGGGCGGGCCCCGGTAGAGGATAGATAAGATGAGCAGATTGGGCACTGACAGTTGGGGCTTTTGGAGCGGTATGGCCGCGTGAGAGTGGCTTCTGGTTGGGTGGGTGGCTTGGGTTGGGTGGTGGCAGCAGGAGCCCCACGGACGGCACCAACCGATGCGAATTGCCGCCGCTGCCCCCCGCAGTCAACTACCAGCCGGATGTGGAATGATGACGCTGCTGATATTGCTATCTATCTATATCCACACGCGAGAGATTGAAACACTGCAAAATCATTTTCGGTGTGCCACTGCGCAGACAACCCATCGGTAATTCGAACCTGCGTACAGATCTGCGGCAAACAGAGAAATTAACCGGAAAAGTCGAGAAAAGGGGCGGAGGATGATGGAAGGAATGAGGGAGAAAAGGTCGCGCGAACAAAAAGCGGGCGGGTGAGGTGTGTTGTGGAAAAGCGATGTTTCATCCACAAGCCATCCGCCTCTTGTAGGTGGACGGACGGGAACCGAAAGCAGGCGGGCAGCCAACCAGGCGAAAGGAGGACGAACTGAAGAAGACTTGCAGCGGAGAAGAAGGCGACGCACGCGCGTACGAACGTACCTTGGTCGAGGTAGAAGACGGCTGGACCGGTGTGGGCACGGCGACGGCCGGCGGCGAGCAGAAggcgccgtcctcgccgccgctggTGGACGCGCCGGACCCGCCGCCGCTGTAGTCGAGCGGGGACGCCGGGCTGCCTCGCGCCCACCGGCCCTTGGTCGCGGAGCCGGAGACGGAGCccgacggcgagcggcggcgcgaggaCCGCGACCGCTTCCCGCGCGTCACcgccggccaggccttggcctccTCGTCTTCCTTCGTCATCGTGGCCCCTTCGCAGGCGATAGGGGAGGCCCTCCAGGGCGGCGTCCACCCGGCGAGGTCCCCCGCGCGGAGCGAGCAGATGatgcccgccgcctcctcctccgccaccgctaCCCCGCCGCCGCACGCGTCCGCCTCCGTCATCGCCCCGTCCGGTGGCTGGCTGGATGGGTGGGGACCGGAGGCGTGGAGGAGAGAGACGGGAGAGAGGAGGTaggcgaggagggaggaggaagGTGGAGCGGAAATGAGGGGGGCGTGTGTGCGTGGAGGCGAACCAACGCCACGGCGTGCCGTCCCGGGGCCTTTTAAATCGCCCCACGCAAAAAACATAAAATATCCTTCCTGGCCCCACCCGCCCCGACTCCACTCTCCTTCCGTCCTTCCGTTCCGTCGCCCGCCCGCCCACCTACAGCTACGCGCCGCGCGGCGACCCCCGCCCGCCACGTCCTCCCGCCATGACGCGGCGCCTCCGACGCTGGCTCGTGGGCCCAGCCGCAGTCCGGCATGTCAGTCACCGACCGGGGCGGCGTCTGGTGCGGTGTGGCTGGCTTCCAGTGCGTGACGCCGACCCCGTACGTACGACGCCGTGGGCGGGGCCCCGTCCGACCTGTTCACGACGCTGCCCCTGGTGGGTCCGGGGTGTCAGTTCCTGTAAGTCATGGGTGGTCTGGTAAACTTCGTGAGGAGTACGCCGGAAGGCAAGCGAGTGTGCTTGGAGGAGGCGGCAGCCAGTGGGCTCCGCTGATCCTCTCTGGGTTTCCGTGTGCTCATGGACGAGCTATCTATCTACAAACGGTGCCGGCAGAACAGAAAGAAAACAATCCCCGACGTGCGGCGGCGAAGCTTTCAGCTTTCAGGGTTCAGTTCCCATGAGGTTTATTTACGTGGAGATCTTGCGAGTTGCCCCTACCTGCCACCGTTTCTACAAAACAAAAACAATTGACTTGTAGTAATTACGGATGGATTATTTTACTGCGACGCAGCCTGTAAGTGGAACTGTACAAAAAAACGCAAGTGGAACAAACCCTGTGACTCAAATTACTTCATCTGTACCAGGTACCGAAACTTTCGTACTAATCCCAGTATTTATTTAAGCAAAACAGGACCTGGCCTTGGCGTATCACGTGTTAGCTGAGCACTGAAACCGCGACGCGATACTCTGAGGACGTGGCTCGGCCCTGGAGGACAGAGGGACCGGCCGTCGTACCGCTGCGAGTGGGCCCGGGTCGCGCCCGCCTGGGCTGGCTTGGCCGACCTGGTCGCTTGCGCCACTTGCTACTAGACACTAGTAGCACTAGCCCGTGCGTGCATGCGGCATCGATCGCTGGTGCCGTACGTCGTCTCGCTTCTCCCTTTGTCTCGTTGGTTAGCTGCATTGCACGTTTTCTTTCTCCCTTCTCCTTGGTTAGATACTGCTGTCGTGCAGAGCGGTATAGTACTTCCTACTTTCTACGCGTCTCCGCACTGTGCGGCCACTGCCTGTGAGCATGATCGATCGATGTACATTTTGGCGGGTTTTCTAGAAACGCAATAGAGGACACCTCCCTCTCCACCGCAAAACCGCAGTCACTCTCACGGTTGCTGGGGACGACACCACTAGGGGCGGTGAGGAGAGAGAGCCAACTACGCTGAACCCAACGTGCATACGTTTCGGCATCAAGGCCTAGAGGTTAAAGACGACCCACATGCACCGGCTGGAGCTCACCGTAACCGATGCCAGAGGAGGGAGTGGCCGCCTTTCGGGCATAAAGGACGATTGCGAGCCTGTCGCCCGTGTGAAGATACATCCAATAAAAGCAAAGTTTCTCCCCTAGTGTAGAATCAACAAGTCACCGCCGCATCCACCTAGGGCGGCAGAGGAATCGTCGATTCCATCTTTTCGACACCGAGCCGCGTCACTCGGCGCCTCCCCTTTTTTCTCCCtaccaccacggccggccagagAACGACGAGACACGTGCTGCCACCATCCCTTCTCCtcccgccaccacggccggccagagAAAAGTTAAGTGCCCgctggagaagcttgagctagaCATGTTACACAACTTTATTGACACCATAGCTGAAGAAACCGGAGGAAGAACCGTAATTTTCCCCATATCAACCCGAACAGGTCTAAGGTCTCACTCCAAACTACGTGCATGAAGCCCCACACCGGCACGAGGCCATACCTACCACTACTTTGTACACGACGAGCATCTCCACCCGCCCCGCTCTAGATGGCGTCGCGGCCGGAGACGAGTCAGGGCGAGCTATCTTATCACGTATCTACTGTTACCGTACCTGGTGTGGTCAAACTGAAGGCCCACGAAGCCAGTGATACAATGGCAGCAGAAGCCCATGAACACGTGTGCAACGCAAGAACTAGCAATACAAGGGTACCCTAACATATAAACGACTCGGAGTCCTAAGATCTGACCTCCTTTATAAGGATCAGGGAGATCGGCAAGGAGGGGAATCTACGATACACAACCTAGAGTACACCATAACCATCACGACAATGATGTAACCCTAAGATGGTTATATCTCGTCCCTCGTGTTGTGTTGTTTATATGCCGACGAATCCACCAGCGCATTTTCTTCCCTAAAAGTTTAGCGTGAAAGCGAGCATAGTGGTAGCCTACCACTCCGTTTCAGGCCTAAGCGAGGCATTAAGCGCTGAGCGGAAAAAAGCGAAATGACTAAGCGATAAGCGTGCACTTTCGCGTGATGTAGCAAGATAAGGCGGAGGAAAAAAGTGGCCTCGAGCGTCCATTGTCGCCGGCGACAATCTCCAAAAATTGGCGGCAGTTGGGAGGGAAAAGAGGCAATTAAGGTTGCAGGCATCCCAATCAACAACAATTAAGGTTGCGTGGCATCCCAAACGACGATTCCCAGTACATATAGCGAGAGAGAGAGGCTGTCCTCTCCAGTTCCTCGTTCGCCGGTGAAGGGCCAACTCcgccgccctcttcctcttccaccAGGCCACCAGGACGGCCACCAGGACGCCGGCTCTACTCCTCCAAGCAGCCCCATCATCTCCCCTCCTCCCAGGTGACCAGAGCCCCAGGCCCCAGAACAAGCTCGACCTCGACGCGGTCGGTCGCCAGTTGCCGCACCATCAGGTATACGCTCCCTATTCCCTTTTCTCTTCTAATTTTCTCAGATGTTGTGTCTCTATGCTAGTCAATTTGATCATCTGCTCATCTGATCTGCTCATCTGATACTGCTGCGTGGCGCACTGCTATGTTCTGGTCATGTGTCTCGTACTGTTAGATTGATTTGTTGCTATGCAACTGCCTGCTTAGTGCTTAGAAATTTTATATCGATTAGTGATTACTGATTAGATGTATTTTATACTGATTTGCTGTGCTGCCTTCTATCTGTGTGTGCTACTGGCCTGCTACTAGTTCTAAGATATTGCAATCTTGTTTGTAGGTACAGAGGTACTGTATAATGGATGTCGATTCAGGTGCTGATGGGTCGGTGCCTGTGGTGCCAATGGTGTTGATCGGCAACTCAAGCGATGTTGGTTGGAAGTATGGTAAATATTGTGATCCATTCAACAAGAGTAAGGAGAAATGTAACTTTTGTGATCATATTAGCACCGGCGGCATCTACCGTTTTAAGAAACACATTGTAGGGGTGGAAAATGTTGTGTCCTCATGCAAGAAGGCTACACCCGAAGCTAAGGAGGCTTGTAAGAAAGCTCTTGAGAAAGTCACAGCGAAGAAGGGAATAAAGAGGCACCATGAGCAAGATTATAGAGATGATGTGCATATATCAAGCTCTGTAGGTGAGGGAGTATCAAACTTggagcttgatgacccacaagtatagggagtgtatcgtagtactttcgataaataagagtgtcgaacccaacgaggagcagaaggtgttgacaagcagtttcgatgaaggattcactgtaaatgctcacacacaagtattcaggggggtttaatagagcagatgaataaagtacaagtaagtaaaatgcgagagtaataattgcagcaagtggcccaatcctttttagcacaaaggacaagccggtttatttacttataatgaccaaacgttcttgaggacacacgggaatttagtctagtgctttcgcttcatatggctgattaatcttcattgttttgataagtgttgtgtgggtgaacctatgctaatgcaccgcccttcctaggactaatacatacttgtgattataccccttgcaagcatccgcaaatacaagaaagtaattaagataaatctaaccacagccttaaactctaagatcctgctatccctcctgcatcgatataccaatgggggttcaggtttctgtcactccggcaaccccgcaattagcaaacgaatacaagatgtattcccctaggcccataaaggtgaagtatcatgtagtcgacgttcacatgacaccactagaagaataacaccacaacttaaatatcaaaccattgaatattactcaacatagttcactactaacatttagacttcacccatgtcctcaagaactaaacgaactactcacgagacatcatatggaacatgatcagaggtgatatgatgatgaataacaatctgaacataaaccttgttcaatggtttcactcaatagcattaataacaaggagtaatcaataccgggtgagtttcccctaccaaccaatcaagattcaaccctagatgttacagcggtgtgatacgtctcaaacgtatctataatttcttatgtttcatgctacttttatgatgatactcacatgttttatacacattatatgtcattattatgcattttccaagcactaacctattgacgagatgccgaagagccgattctgtcgttttctgccgtttttggtttcagaaatcctaataaggaaatattctcggaattggatgaaatcaacgcccagggtcttatttttgcacgaagcttccagaagaccgaaaaggtaacgaagtggggcgacgaggcaccgacacaacagggcggcgcgacccaggccttggccgcgcggccctggcatgtggggccctcgcgtcgcccctaaacctacccttccgcttataagaagccttcgtcgagaataccccagtaccgagagccacgatacggaaaaccttccagagacgccgccgccgccaatcccatttcgggggattcaggagatcgcctccggcaccctgccggagaggggaatcatctcccggagggctcttcatcgccatgatcgcctccggatcgatgtgtgattagttcacccctggactatgggtccatagcagtagctatatggttgtcttctcctcattgtgctatcatgttagatcttgtgagcttcctatcatgatcaagatcatctatttgtaatgctacatgttgtgtttgttgggatccgatggatattgaatactatgtcaagttgattataattctatcatatatgttgtttatgttcttgcatgctctccgttgctactagaggctctggtcaagttgatacttgtgactccaagagggagtatttatgctcgatagtgggttcatgcctccattgaatctgggacaatgacagaaagttctaaggttgtggatgtgctgttgccactagggataaaacatcgatgctttgtctaaggatatttgtgttgattacattacgcaccatacttaatgcaattgtccgttgtttgcaacttaataccggaaggggttcggatgataacctcgaaggtggactttttaggcatagatgcatgcttcggatagcggtctatgtactttgtcgtaatgccctgattaaatctcatagtactcatcatgatatatgtatgtgcattgttatgccttctttatttgtcaattgcccaactgtaatttgttcacccaacatgcgtttatcttatgggagagacaccacaagtgaactgttgaccccggtccattctttacatctgaaatacaatctactgcaatacttgttctttactgttcttcgcaaacaaacatcatcttccacactatacatctaatcctttgtttacaaagcaagccggtgagattgacaacctcatcgttacgttggggcaaagtactttgattgtgttgtgcgagttccacgttggcgccggaatccctagtgttgcgccgcactacactctgccaccaacaaccttcacatgttccttgactcctactggttcgataaccttggtttcttactgagggaaaacttgctgttgtacgcatcacaccttcctcttggggttcccaacggatgtgtgtcttgcacgctatcaagctctttttctagtgccgttgccggggagatcaagacacactgcaaggggagtctcccacatccaatctctttactttgtttttgtctt contains the following coding sequences:
- the LOC124662832 gene encoding uncharacterized protein LOC124662832, with the translated sequence MTEADACGGGVAVAEEEAAGIICSLRAGDLAGWTPPWRASPIACEGATMTKEDEEAKAWPAVTRGKRSRSSRRRSPSGSVSGSATKGRWARGSPASPLDYSGGGSGASTSGGEDGAFCSPPAVAVPTPVQPSSTSTKQVASAGARRALILPVPATVLQPRPAGQRSRKKMRLPEVQQLVQSLAAENDGLRQEMQSLRRACTSLSKENSTLETRLEHSSSSKRKRIGSEEQQQQAKPRASERSAATNGFVLPDLNIPAQDIADGSVAAAP